The sequence below is a genomic window from Ipomoea triloba cultivar NCNSP0323 chromosome 10, ASM357664v1.
acatatattgtTAATCAACCGTGCAACGTTGGTGTAGCGTCTGTGCAATGTTCGTGCAATGCCCGTGCGTAAATCAACAATCAACGCAACTCTGCAATGATACTTAGGAGCATGGGATAGATCATGCTTTGCATTTGAAATAATCGTATGAGAGGTTGTAGAGTTGAATAAGAAATAGTGCCGGAACGAGCCACTTTAAGAACTTTCTAGCTTCTCGTGAAATCAAAGGATCTTGGCCTATGAAGCCTAACACTTTTACCATATATGTCCACAAGATTGCGAGCGGGGTGCAATGCCCACTAAGCGTTTCCAATGCACACGCCATTCCTAAAAGAAAACTGAACCTAGTGACACCAGCAATAGAGATGGCTATGGAGGTACTAGACAGAGAAAGCTCACCCAAATGTCCACAtggacgtattaaaacacacaattccacagcatagttacacatcattctacgtatgaaaatgcaccagcgaatagattaaaacacatcattccacaacacagttaatgcaccaacatacgtaataaaaggcaccacaacatgtattcaaacgcaccacactatatatatagggtcataatcaagtgtggccgccccttaacgtTCGGTCAGTGCAGccgcaccactatatatacaaatatacaccactcaatgttatagaATGCaacacacaaatatgcatcattaggtacgcatcaccaaacaatacaccactaggtatgcaaatatacacaaCATAgagttagcaaatgcaccattagggacaGGGGAGttgtggtgcattattttgggtttgcggtgtgttttttggtgtttttgtgtaattttattatggtgtgtttcctaacattgagtgattcattttctaacattgagtggtgtaaacggTACCGACCGCACAAGAAGGTGCGatcacatttgaacagatttatatatatatatatatatatatatatatatatatatatatatatatatatatatatatatatatttttttctaccataaaagtatcataataattacacgggaaaagggtcaaataggccctcgaacatttcatgaaaaatcaattaggcccacgaacttttaaaaggtgcaattaaactctcaaacattacaaattgaagcaatgaagcccaaaaattggtaattgacctgttatcacCGGTCATTGGCATTTTCCGGCGACCGGCGTCAATctccggcgaccggcgacgaccgAATCGTCGCCGGTCATCGGAAATTGACGCCGGTCGCCGAAAAATGTCAATGACCGgtgataacaggtcaattaccagcttttgggcttcattgcttcaatttgtaatgtttgagggtttaattgcaccttttaaaagttcgtgggcctaattgacttttcatgcAATGTTCGAGGGTCTATTTGTCCCTTTTCCCTAATTACACGGAAAGAAGAGAATGATAATTTGAGAGAGTACTATTAACTCCTTGAACTTGTGATCTCTCATTTGAGAGTCACAGAGATGTCATGAAACAACAATAGAGACAAAAccaagggtgcgtttggttcgcatatgggaatcggaatcggaatgggtatcaaatatttggtaagggtaatgggttttggtgaaagtatttaacgtgtttggtagttgggtggaatggaaTGGTtgttaatagttggggaagaaaggaagaaGGGAAACAAAACCcgtatttaataagggtatgtgttttctcattaatgaggtattccaaacccataataacattctaaaaacctatcaaccaaacactaacaatcacttttatacccaTTTCTTATGCTTAAACCCACAAATCAAACATACCCCAAATATGTTATTAGCTAATAAAGCACATCTTCGCTTCAAAGTGTTCAAACCTAATTCAAGATATCTATGGTGGCACCTGGCAAGCAGTGAAAACTTGGTCCAGTGCCCAGACAAAGTCTAACATGTTATAAATCATTTCAACAAgcatttaataatttgtaatttatagggattaggaatattaatattttatatttttaaaattcccATAATTATATTTCTATTGTAATCCTATTTgaaatattctattttatattttcaaattccgATGTTTTTCATATAATGGCATGCTTAAATCGACAATGACTTTCGAGCATAATTTTAGACCATACATCGCACGagtaaaaataaatcaattattattatttttcaaatttaagcatattttaaaaaaaattatttcagtaatttaattatatatttcagaaaatatatattatttcagtaatttaaatatatatttcagtaattattttcaaaaaaaaataaaattatatatttcagAATAATTCgagaatgtatatataaatatatccaatcttatttaatatttaaaacaaaaagcaaTAGAAGCAGATATAGGGATACGTGTCGTTATCTAGTCCCACTACAGACCAATCCTTATATTGCTCGAAAGTACAAAGAAACCCAAATTCAAGAACTGAGTATGATTGGGCGATGGTAGGCAGCCACGTCCGACGGCTGTTACATCGTCTTCTTTCCATAACTGGGTTTCTTCCCTTTCCTAACCTAATCCctcttatttttcttcattCACCCTAACTTCTCAAATCTCcccctttcttttcttctcccttTGGAACCCTATCTAACCCCCCCTTTTTATGCAGATTCTAATTCACCCCCATTGCTTTCTCTCTGCAAACGCACGCCGATTTTAGCCCCTCCCAATTCCGCCCTTCGTAACTTCCCATCCCAGACACTCAAAGGTACTATCTTTTTCCGCCCCccgttttgttttttttgttttttttttttttttctgagaaTTCTGAGGGTTTATGTGATTGGTTTTGTGggtttttaattaattgggttAAGGGTTGAGTTTTTGCTGTTGATTGGTGTAGAAGTTTGATTAATCTTTCTAATTCTTGTTTTGCTTAGTTGTTTGTTTTTGATAATGTTCGTGATTCGTGTATTTGGTTGCTGAATAAATTGCGTGCCGGATGGAATTTgaaattgctttttttttttttttttgggttcgtAAATCAATTATCAATGGAGGTTAATATGTTTGAATTGCGTTACTGGGTGATTTTCAGTTTGTAGAGAATCCACTTTAAGAATGAAAACAAGGGGTCTTTAGATCTAGACAAAGACTTTTAGATTACCTACACTCTGAAAATACTCCATGTATTGTCTAATGAGGATGGGCATCCAGTAAAGATAAACATTTTAGGCTGTTTCTATGATTTTCATTCTACATAGAAGTCCTTGCTTGTGTATTTAGTAGACTGCTGTTGGAATTCAGTTCCTTGgaggttttgttttattttattttcatatttcattATCACTGGATTCACTGCCATTGCATAGTTCTAGTTATATGGGGTTTGAGTTAAAGCCAACTGGGTCCTTGGAGTATAGTTGCactgccacatttagtcctaaagttttaattggtccttcaacttttaaatttaaccaGTTTTGGTCCTTCCCTTAGTTTAAGTAAGGGCAAAGTTAGGACCAggtataaaatttgaaaattgaatgaCTATGGGTGtttaacttgaaagttgaaggactatgggttgttaaatttgaaagttgaaggactacaagtggttaaattaaaagtttaagactaaacaTGGCAGTgccactatactcggaggaccctGACTAGTATTGTCCTATTTGTTTTGGTTTAGGGCTTATTATAGGTATAGGGAAAgatatatatagttttgttgTTTATGCATGATGGGGCATTTGCTctaattttgttgttgttgaaaaATGTACTAGGTCATGACTGGGAAGCGAGTTATAGCCATATGCCAGTCGGGTGGTGAGTTTGAGGCTGATAAGGATGGGTTACTCTCCTATAAAGGCGGAGATGCTCATGCTATGGAAATCGATGACCAAATGAATTATGAAGATTTCAAGACGGAGGTAGCTGAGATGTTTAGCTGTAGTCTCGCTACCATGTCTATTAAATATTTCCTCCCCGGCAATAGGAAGACTCTTATCACCATCTCCAATGAAAAGGACCTCAAGCGCATGATCAAATTCCATTGTGCATCTGAGTCCGCCGAGATATATGTTATGGCTGAAGAACCGGTTGCTCTTGATGTGTCTAACATGCCAGCCAGTAGGTTGTTTTCTTACTGTCTAGTGATGCACATCTTTATCCCTTTCACAGATAAAATATGTTTGGGGCCTTATCTTGCAGGTCAAGCCGGACAACTTTGTCAGAATCTGGTGTTCCAGTTGATGCTCCACCAAGCGTTACAGAGGATATTGTGGATGACCCTGACCAACCTGTCCTTCTGCTCGATGATGCCTTTGATATCGTTGGTGACACGAGCACCGCTGATGCTCAAATGGAGATGTCTGCTGAAATGCCTGTCCCCGTTTCTTTTGCTGTTAACTACAACGAGAAGAACGCGAAAGCTGCTCAGCAATGGCAGAACAGTATTACGGGTGTGGGCCAAAGGTTCAATACTGTACATGAATTCAGGGAAACACTGCGCAAATTTGCAATCGCCAACCAATTCGCTTTCAAGTACAAGAAGAATGACAGCCATCGTGTGACTGTAAAATGCAAAGCAGATGGGTGCCCATGGCGAATTCATGCATCAAGGTTGTCAACCACTCAActaatttgtattaaaaaaatgaatccTACCCATACATGTGAAGGAGCTGTTGTTACAACGGGTTATCAGGCAACAAGAAGTTGGGTGGCAAGCATTGTAAAGGAGAAGCTTAGGGTTTTCCCTAATTACAAGCCTAAGGACATCGTCAATGACATCAAACAGGAATACGGGATCCAACTAAATTACTTCCAGGCATGGCGTGGTAAAGAGATTGCCAAGGAGCAGCTTCAAGGCTCATACAAGGAGGCATATAGTCAGTTACCACTCTTCTGTGAGAAGATCATGGAGACGAACCCTGGCAGTCTTGCAACATTCACGACTAAAGAGGACTCGAGTTTTCATCGACTCTTTGTGTCGTTCCATGCTTCATTGTATGGCTTTGAACAAGGCTGCAGGCCTCTGCTTTTCCTCGATGGTATATTTTTGAAGTCAAAATATCAAGGCAATCTTTTGGTAGCAACAGCTGCTGATGGGAACGATGGTGCTTTCCCCGTAGCTTTTGCTGTAGTGGACACAGAATCTGATGATAATTGGCATTGGTTCCTACTCCAACTGAAAACCGCACTGTCTATGTGCCGTGGTATTACTTTTGTGGCCGATAGAGAAAAGGGGCTAAAGAAGTCCATTGCTGACATATTTCAGAATGAAGATGTCTTCCATGGATACTGTATTCGCTACTTGTCTGAACAGCTAATTAGAGATTTAAAAGGACAGTTTTCCCATGAAGTTAAGCGTCTGTTAGTTGATGATTTTTATACTGCTGCCTATGCCGCTAAACCCGACAGCTTCCAGACGTGCGTTGAAAGCATCAAAGGTATTTCACCCGAGGCTTACAACTGGGTTATGCAAAGCGAGCCTGTTCACTGGGCAAATGCATTCTTTCCCGGGACACGATATAACCACATGGCTTCAAACTTTGGCGAGATTTTCTATAACTGGGTAGCAGATGCACATGAATTGCCAATCACCCAGATGGTCGATGCTATACGTGGCAAAATCATGGATTTGATATATAGCAGGCGGACAGACTCGAACCAGTGGATGACAAGGCTAACTCCATGTATGGAGGAAAAGCTAGAGAAGGAAAGCCTTAAAGTTCGGTCTCTTCAAGTGTTGATGTCGCCTCGTAATAAGTTTGAAGTGCACGGGGAAACGGTGGAATATGTTGACGTTGATCACTGCGATTGCAGTTGTCGAGGATGGCAGCTCTCGGGCTTACCTTGCTGTCACGCTATGGCTGTCATTAGTTGTCTCGGCCGCGATCCATACAGCTATTGCGCTAGATACTTCACAACAGATAGTTACAGGTTGACTTATTCGGAATCAGTGCACCCGATTCCAAGTTTAGATAGCCTTACACATAACAACGCTTCTTCACAAACTGTTGTAACCGTAACCCCTCCTCCAACTCGTCGCCCACCAGGTCGGCCTACTACTAAGAACTTAGGCCCGAACGAAAGGCGCCAAGTTCAATGCAGTAGATGCAAGGGCATTGGCCACAACAAGTCGTCTTGCAAAGAAGGCGTGCTGGAGAGCTAGCCTAGTTTATGTAGAGGTATGTAGTAGTCGAGAACTTTCTAGATGCATGAGCCATAATTGCGTATATCTATTTGTATATGCGAATGCAGCAAGATTGATTCTATATTATAACTTATTATAAGAGAGAGACTGATTTGTTTCCATAGATTGCCAATTCATTTGCCCTATTCTTCATCTTCTACATCTGCCTTTTCTTGAAGAATTTCTATAGATTGCAAAACCTGATGTTTAGGGACCAGGATTGTTAGCTATGCTTGCCTGCCTGTTTGGTTAGTTTTAACTCAACTTTTATAATGCAGAGAGATTGCAATTTCTATTCAAGTTTGGatgttaaaataatgttttcTCAGATTAAACTTGGTTTGGATTCTGATATTAAGTGCCCCATCTGAACTCAAATTTAAGACTGAGTGTGCCCTTTTTTGTCAAGTTTTGTAGGAAAATAgatttttagggaaaatgacacctTTTATTTTCTGTGTATTTTCTCCCTGAATTATTTATGTATCCACAATTCCACATTTAGTACCTCAATTATTTTAGAACTGGTGATTTTTCACCCTCTATATTAAATAGGTTTTTGAACCCGTAaaaataagggtaaaataggtGCTTCAAGTAACTTTCGTtgtccaacaaattattgctacatgtaaaaattagaatattgtttGCAAAtactttgattattattttactaatgttagtaatataattaagactTAAACACTATTtgtatttacaattataatattcaCTATTtgtatttacaattataatatttgtaaatggtgtttgttctttttttacttttattataat
It includes:
- the LOC116032387 gene encoding uncharacterized protein LOC116032387; the encoded protein is MTGKRVIAICQSGGEFEADKDGLLSYKGGDAHAMEIDDQMNYEDFKTEVAEMFSCSLATMSIKYFLPGNRKTLITISNEKDLKRMIKFHCASESAEIYVMAEEPVALDVSNMPASRSSRTTLSESGVPVDAPPSVTEDIVDDPDQPVLLLDDAFDIVGDTSTADAQMEMSAEMPVPVSFAVNYNEKNAKAAQQWQNSITGVGQRFNTVHEFRETLRKFAIANQFAFKYKKNDSHRVTVKCKADGCPWRIHASRLSTTQLICIKKMNPTHTCEGAVVTTGYQATRSWVASIVKEKLRVFPNYKPKDIVNDIKQEYGIQLNYFQAWRGKEIAKEQLQGSYKEAYSQLPLFCEKIMETNPGSLATFTTKEDSSFHRLFVSFHASLYGFEQGCRPLLFLDGIFLKSKYQGNLLVATAADGNDGAFPVAFAVVDTESDDNWHWFLLQLKTALSMCRGITFVADREKGLKKSIADIFQNEDVFHGYCIRYLSEQLIRDLKGQFSHEVKRLLVDDFYTAAYAAKPDSFQTCVESIKGISPEAYNWVMQSEPVHWANAFFPGTRYNHMASNFGEIFYNWVADAHELPITQMVDAIRGKIMDLIYSRRTDSNQWMTRLTPCMEEKLEKESLKVRSLQVLMSPRNKFEVHGETVEYVDVDHCDCSCRGWQLSGLPCCHAMAVISCLGRDPYSYCARYFTTDSYRLTYSESVHPIPSLDSLTHNNASSQTVVTVTPPPTRRPPGRPTTKNLGPNERRQVQCSRCKGIGHNKSSCKEGVLES